In a single window of the Litorilituus sediminis genome:
- the rpoC gene encoding DNA-directed RNA polymerase subunit beta' produces the protein MKDLLKFLKQQNQTEEFDGIRIGLASPDLVRSWSFGEVKKPETINYRTFKPERDGLFCARIFGPVKDYECLCGKYKRLKHRGVICEKCGVEVTLTKVRRDRMGHIELASPVAHIWFLKSLPSRIGLLLDMTLRDIERVLYFESYVVTEPGMTTLEKSQILTEEEYLDALEEHGDEFEALMGAEAVLALLQQIDLDAEVAQMREELPEIGSETKRKKITKRLKLMEAFAQSGNKPEWMIMSVLPILPPDLRPLVPLDGGRFATSDLNDLYRRVINRNNRLKRLLDLVAPDIIVRNEKRMLQESVDALLDNGRRGRAITGSNKRPLKSLADMIKGKQGRFRQNLLGKRVDYSGRSVITVGPTLRLHQCGLPKKMALELFKPFIYGKLEARGLATTIKAAKKLVEREGAEVWDVLDEVIREHPVMLNRAPTLHRLGIQAFEPVLIEGKAIHLHPLVCAAYNADFDGDQMAVHVPLTLEAQLEARTLMMSTNNVLAPANGEPIIVPSQDVVLGLYYLTRDCVNGLGEGMVFVDTKEAEKAYRTGVAELHARVKIRITEHIRNEEGELVANTSLRDTTVGRAILWQVCPDGLPYDLIDQPLGKKPISKLINHAYRNLGLKETVIFADHIMYTGFHYAMIAGASVGIDDMVIPDAKYTIIEDSEAEVAEIQAQFEQGLVTAGEKYNKVIDIWSSANEKVSKAMMDNLSKEYIKNRDGEMEEQDSFNSIFMMADSGARGSAAQIRQLAGMRGLMAKPDGSIIETPITANFREGLNVLQYFISTHGARKGLADTALKTANSGYLTRRLVDVAQDLVVTEHDCGTQDGLLMTPLIEGGDVVEPLRERVLGRVVCEDVLIPGTEEVLLPRNTLIDEKLCDTLEEHSVDQVKVRSIITCETDFGICAHCYGRDLARGHMINQGEAIGVVAAQSIGEPGTQLTMRTFHIGGAASRASAENSVQVKNTGTLKLQNAKFVTNSEGHIVITSRSSELTIIDEMGREKERYKVPYGSVLSKNDGEAVTAGDTIANWDPHTHPIITEVAGKVQFVDLVDSVTMVRQTDDLTGLSSIVVTDAAQRSAAGKEMRPMVKLVDAKGNDIMIAGTDIPAQYFLPGNAIVNLEDGADVNIGDALARIPQESSKTRDITGGLPRVADLFEARKPKLPAILAEKTGVIGFGKETKGKVRLLITQPNGEVYEEMIPKTRQLNVFEGEQVIKGEVIADGPESPHDILRLRGVAPVANYIVNEVQEVYRLQGVKINDKHIEVIVRQMIRKCEILDAGDSEFLKGEQVEVARVNIANRELEAQGKQPAEYEMQMMGITKASLATESFISAASFQETTRVLTEAAVAGKKDGLRGLKENVIVGRLIPAGTGYAYHQERAKAKAAFDAHEDTTVSADEAEKALTDALNADLLSDEAE, from the coding sequence AGCGTGTACTTTACTTTGAATCTTATGTTGTTACCGAGCCAGGTATGACAACATTAGAGAAAAGCCAGATTCTAACGGAAGAAGAGTATCTTGATGCGTTAGAAGAGCACGGTGATGAATTTGAAGCCCTAATGGGTGCAGAAGCAGTATTAGCTTTATTACAGCAGATTGATCTCGATGCAGAAGTTGCACAAATGCGTGAAGAACTACCTGAAATTGGTAGTGAAACTAAGCGTAAGAAGATCACTAAACGTTTAAAATTAATGGAAGCTTTTGCTCAATCGGGTAATAAGCCTGAGTGGATGATTATGTCGGTTCTGCCGATCCTACCACCAGATTTACGTCCATTAGTACCTCTAGATGGCGGTCGTTTTGCCACATCTGACTTAAACGATTTATACCGTCGTGTTATTAACCGTAATAACCGTTTAAAACGTTTATTAGATCTAGTTGCACCAGACATTATCGTACGCAACGAAAAGCGTATGTTACAAGAGTCTGTTGATGCCTTATTAGATAACGGTCGTCGTGGTCGTGCTATCACTGGTTCTAACAAGCGTCCATTAAAATCACTTGCTGATATGATCAAAGGTAAGCAAGGTCGTTTCCGTCAAAACTTACTTGGTAAGCGTGTTGACTACTCAGGCCGTTCTGTAATTACCGTTGGTCCAACGTTACGTTTACACCAGTGTGGTCTTCCTAAGAAGATGGCACTGGAGTTATTCAAGCCATTTATCTACGGCAAGCTAGAAGCACGTGGTTTAGCGACAACAATTAAAGCGGCTAAGAAATTAGTAGAACGTGAAGGCGCAGAAGTATGGGATGTATTAGACGAAGTCATTCGTGAACATCCAGTAATGCTTAACCGTGCACCGACACTTCACAGATTAGGTATCCAAGCATTTGAACCTGTACTAATTGAAGGTAAAGCGATTCACCTTCACCCATTAGTTTGTGCGGCCTATAACGCTGACTTCGATGGTGACCAAATGGCGGTACACGTACCGTTGACACTAGAAGCGCAATTAGAAGCACGTACGTTAATGATGTCTACCAATAACGTACTAGCACCAGCAAACGGTGAACCAATTATCGTACCATCACAAGACGTTGTATTAGGTTTATATTACCTAACACGTGATTGTGTGAATGGTTTAGGTGAAGGCATGGTGTTTGTTGACACTAAAGAAGCTGAAAAAGCCTACCGTACCGGTGTTGCTGAGTTGCATGCTCGCGTTAAAATTCGTATCACAGAGCACATTCGTAATGAAGAAGGTGAGTTAGTTGCTAATACTTCATTGCGCGATACGACTGTGGGTCGTGCAATTTTATGGCAAGTTTGTCCTGACGGTTTACCGTATGACTTAATTGATCAGCCATTAGGTAAAAAACCAATTTCTAAATTGATTAACCACGCTTACCGTAACTTAGGTTTAAAAGAAACAGTAATCTTCGCTGACCACATTATGTACACAGGTTTCCATTACGCTATGATTGCTGGTGCATCGGTTGGTATCGACGATATGGTTATCCCAGATGCTAAGTACACTATCATTGAAGACTCAGAAGCTGAAGTTGCAGAAATTCAAGCGCAGTTTGAGCAAGGTCTTGTAACTGCTGGTGAGAAGTACAACAAAGTAATCGATATTTGGTCATCGGCTAACGAAAAAGTTTCAAAAGCTATGATGGACAACTTATCGAAAGAGTACATCAAGAACCGCGATGGTGAGATGGAAGAGCAAGATTCATTCAACTCTATCTTTATGATGGCTGACTCGGGTGCTCGTGGTAGTGCCGCTCAGATCCGTCAGCTAGCGGGTATGCGTGGTCTAATGGCCAAGCCAGATGGCTCAATCATTGAAACGCCAATTACCGCTAACTTCCGTGAAGGTTTGAACGTATTACAGTACTTCATCTCAACTCACGGCGCGCGTAAAGGTCTTGCCGATACGGCACTTAAGACAGCTAACTCGGGTTACTTAACACGTCGTCTTGTAGACGTTGCCCAAGATTTAGTGGTTACAGAGCATGACTGTGGTACACAAGATGGTCTATTAATGACGCCATTAATTGAAGGTGGTGATGTTGTTGAACCACTTCGTGAGCGTGTATTAGGTCGTGTAGTTTGTGAAGACGTTTTAATTCCAGGTACAGAAGAAGTATTACTTCCGCGTAACACATTAATTGATGAAAAATTATGTGACACCTTAGAAGAGCACTCTGTAGACCAAGTTAAAGTACGTTCAATCATTACCTGTGAAACTGACTTTGGTATTTGTGCACACTGTTACGGTCGTGACTTGGCACGTGGTCATATGATCAACCAAGGTGAAGCTATTGGTGTTGTTGCTGCTCAGTCAATCGGTGAGCCAGGTACACAGCTAACCATGCGTACTTTCCACATTGGTGGTGCGGCATCTCGTGCGTCAGCAGAGAACAGTGTACAAGTGAAAAACACTGGTACCTTGAAGTTACAAAACGCTAAGTTTGTAACTAACTCTGAAGGTCACATTGTTATTACTTCTCGTTCATCAGAATTAACCATTATTGATGAAATGGGTCGTGAGAAAGAGCGTTATAAAGTGCCTTATGGCTCTGTATTATCGAAGAATGACGGTGAAGCTGTAACAGCGGGTGATACAATCGCTAACTGGGACCCGCATACTCACCCAATCATCACTGAGGTAGCAGGTAAGGTTCAGTTTGTAGATCTAGTTGATAGTGTCACTATGGTTCGCCAAACGGATGACTTAACTGGTTTATCAAGCATTGTTGTTACTGATGCAGCACAGCGTAGTGCCGCAGGTAAAGAAATGCGTCCTATGGTTAAACTAGTTGACGCTAAAGGTAATGACATCATGATCGCCGGTACTGATATTCCAGCACAGTACTTCTTACCAGGTAACGCGATTGTTAACCTAGAAGATGGCGCTGATGTTAACATTGGTGATGCATTAGCACGTATTCCACAAGAGTCTTCTAAGACTCGCGATATTACCGGTGGTCTACCACGTGTTGCTGACTTATTTGAAGCGCGTAAGCCTAAACTACCAGCTATCTTAGCTGAGAAAACAGGTGTTATTGGTTTTGGTAAAGAAACCAAAGGTAAAGTTCGCTTACTTATTACGCAACCAAACGGTGAAGTGTACGAAGAGATGATCCCTAAAACACGTCAATTAAACGTGTTCGAAGGTGAGCAAGTGATTAAAGGTGAGGTTATTGCCGATGGTCCAGAATCTCCACATGATATCTTACGTTTACGTGGTGTTGCACCAGTAGCTAACTACATTGTTAACGAAGTGCAAGAAGTTTACCGCTTACAAGGTGTAAAGATTAACGATAAGCACATTGAAGTTATCGTTCGTCAAATGATCCGTAAGTGTGAAATTCTAGATGCAGGTGATTCAGAGTTCCTTAAAGGTGAACAAGTTGAAGTTGCACGTGTAAATATCGCTAACCGTGAATTAGAAGCACAAGGTAAGCAACCTGCTGAATACGAAATGCAAATGATGGGTATTACTAAAGCCTCATTAGCAACTGAATCGTTTATTTCAGCGGCGTCTTTCCAAGAGACAACACGTGTACTTACTGAAGCTGCTGTTGCTGGTAAGAAAGATGGTTTACGTGGTCTGAAAGAAAACGTAATCGTTGGTCGCTTAATCCCAGCAGGTACGGGTTATGCGTATCATCAAGAGCGTGCAAAAGCAAAAGCTGCTTTTGATGCCCATGAAGATACTACCGTATCAGCTGACGAAGCAGAAAAAGCGTTAACCGATGCTTTAAATGCAGACTTACTTTCTGATGAAGCTGAATAA
- the rpsL gene encoding 30S ribosomal protein S12, whose product MATINQLVRKPRVRQVQKSNVPALQACPQRRGVCTRVYTTTPKKPNSALRKVARVRLTNGFEVTSYIGGEGHNLQEHSVILIRGGRVKDLPGVRYHTVRGALDCSGVSDRRQGRSKYGAKRPKS is encoded by the coding sequence ATGGCAACTATTAACCAACTAGTACGTAAACCACGTGTTAGACAGGTACAAAAAAGTAACGTTCCAGCGTTACAAGCCTGTCCTCAACGTCGCGGCGTATGTACTCGTGTGTATACTACTACACCAAAAAAACCAAACTCAGCACTACGTAAAGTAGCTCGTGTTCGTTTAACTAACGGCTTCGAAGTTACTTCATACATTGGTGGTGAAGGTCACAACTTACAAGAGCATAGCGTGATTTTAATCCGTGGTGGTCGTGTTAAAGATTTACCAGGTGTGCGTTACCACACCGTTCGTGGCGCACTAGATTGTTCTGGTGTTAGCGACAGAAGACAAGGCCGTTCTAAGTACGGTGCTAAGCGCCCTAAATCTTAA
- the rpsG gene encoding 30S ribosomal protein S7, with protein MPRRRVVGQRKILPDPKFHNELLAKFINILMVDGKKSTAEKIVYGALDILAEKQNDKEHLELFEIALENIRPQVEVKSRRVGGSTYQVPVEVRPVRRNALAMRWLVEAARKRGEKSMAQRLANEMLDASDSKGAAVKKREDVHRMAEANKAFAHYRW; from the coding sequence ATGCCAAGAAGACGCGTCGTAGGGCAACGTAAAATATTGCCAGATCCTAAGTTCCATAACGAACTTTTAGCAAAATTCATCAACATCCTTATGGTTGATGGTAAGAAATCTACTGCCGAAAAAATTGTATACGGTGCACTAGATATTTTAGCTGAGAAGCAAAACGATAAAGAACATTTAGAGTTATTTGAAATTGCTCTAGAGAACATTCGCCCACAAGTAGAGGTTAAATCTCGTCGTGTAGGTGGTTCAACTTATCAGGTTCCAGTTGAAGTACGTCCAGTTCGTCGTAATGCACTAGCCATGCGTTGGTTAGTTGAAGCAGCTCGTAAACGTGGTGAAAAATCAATGGCTCAGCGCTTAGCTAACGAAATGTTAGATGCGTCTGACAGCAAAGGCGCAGCGGTTAAGAAACGTGAAGACGTTCACCGTATGGCTGAAGCTAACAAAGCGTTCGCTCACTACCGTTGGTAA
- the fusA gene encoding elongation factor G, with translation MARVTPIERYRNIGICAHVDAGKTTTTERVLFYTGLSHKIGEVHDGAATMDWMEQEQERGITITSAATTCFWKGMQGQFEDHRINIIDTPGHVDFTIEVERSLRVLDGAVLVLCGSSGVQPQTETVWRQMEKYSVPRMVFVNKMDRTGANFLAVVEQMKDRLGANAVPMHLAIGAEDEFKGVVDLVKMKAINWNEEDQGMTFTYEEIPADMQDLAEEWRDNLISEAAEANDELMEKYLEEGDLSEEEIKAGLRARTLANEIILCSCGSAFKNKGVQAVLDAVIEYMPSPTEVAAITGINDDKDETVGIRPADDNEPFAALAFKIATDPFVGTLTFFRVYSGVVQTGDSVYNPVKGKKERFGRIVQMHANDRQEIKEVRAGDIAAAIGLKEVTTGDTLCDANHVITLERMEFPEPVISVAVEPITLAAQEKMGIALGKLAAEDPSFRVTTDEESGQTIISGMGELHLDILVERMKREFSVECNVGKPQVAYRETIRSSVEAEGKFVRQSGGRGQFGHVWLKIEPLPEGEGFEFVNEIVGGVVPKEYIPAVEKGCVEQMDAGVIAGYPLLDIKVTLYDGSFHDVDSNEMAFKVAASMGFKKGVQEASPVLLEPMMKVEVTTPEENMGDVVGDLNRRRGMIDGMEEGPAGLKIVNALVPLAEMFGYATDLRSATQGRASYSMEFQQYNEAPKMVAEKIMETR, from the coding sequence TTGGCTCGAGTCACCCCTATTGAGCGCTACCGTAACATAGGCATTTGTGCCCACGTAGATGCAGGTAAAACAACTACCACAGAGCGTGTTTTATTTTATACAGGTTTATCCCACAAAATAGGTGAAGTGCACGATGGTGCAGCGACCATGGACTGGATGGAGCAAGAGCAAGAGCGCGGTATTACTATTACCTCTGCTGCCACGACTTGTTTCTGGAAAGGCATGCAAGGTCAGTTTGAAGATCACCGTATCAATATTATCGACACCCCAGGTCACGTTGACTTTACCATTGAAGTTGAGCGTTCATTACGTGTACTTGATGGTGCAGTGCTTGTTCTTTGTGGTTCTTCTGGTGTACAACCACAAACCGAAACTGTATGGCGTCAGATGGAAAAGTACTCTGTACCGCGTATGGTTTTTGTAAACAAAATGGATAGAACCGGTGCTAATTTCTTAGCTGTTGTTGAGCAAATGAAAGACAGATTAGGTGCTAATGCTGTACCTATGCACTTAGCCATTGGCGCAGAAGATGAATTTAAAGGCGTCGTTGATTTAGTTAAGATGAAAGCCATCAACTGGAATGAAGAAGATCAAGGTATGACCTTTACCTATGAAGAGATTCCAGCTGATATGCAAGATCTTGCTGAAGAATGGCGTGATAACCTAATTTCTGAGGCAGCTGAAGCAAATGATGAGTTAATGGAAAAATACCTTGAAGAAGGTGACTTATCTGAAGAAGAAATTAAAGCGGGTTTACGTGCTCGTACTTTAGCCAATGAAATCATTTTATGTAGCTGTGGTAGTGCTTTCAAAAATAAGGGTGTACAAGCAGTTTTAGATGCTGTTATTGAATACATGCCTTCACCTACCGAAGTAGCGGCCATTACAGGTATTAATGACGATAAAGACGAAACCGTAGGTATACGTCCAGCTGACGACAACGAACCATTTGCCGCCCTGGCATTTAAAATTGCCACAGACCCGTTTGTTGGTACCTTAACCTTCTTCCGTGTATATTCAGGTGTTGTACAAACGGGCGACAGTGTTTATAACCCTGTAAAAGGTAAGAAAGAGCGCTTTGGTCGTATCGTGCAAATGCACGCCAATGACAGACAAGAAATTAAAGAAGTTCGCGCAGGTGACATCGCTGCGGCAATTGGCTTAAAAGAAGTCACCACAGGTGATACCCTTTGTGATGCTAACCATGTAATTACCTTAGAGCGTATGGAATTCCCTGAGCCGGTAATTTCAGTTGCTGTTGAACCGATTACACTTGCTGCGCAAGAAAAAATGGGTATCGCCTTAGGTAAACTAGCGGCAGAAGATCCATCGTTTAGAGTAACAACCGATGAAGAGTCTGGGCAAACGATTATCTCTGGTATGGGTGAGCTACACTTAGATATCCTTGTTGAGCGTATGAAGCGCGAATTTAGCGTTGAATGTAATGTTGGTAAGCCACAAGTTGCTTATCGTGAAACAATTCGCTCAAGCGTTGAAGCAGAAGGTAAGTTTGTTCGTCAATCAGGTGGACGCGGCCAGTTTGGTCATGTTTGGCTTAAAATTGAACCATTGCCTGAAGGCGAAGGCTTTGAATTCGTCAATGAAATTGTTGGCGGTGTTGTTCCAAAAGAATATATTCCTGCCGTTGAAAAGGGCTGTGTTGAGCAAATGGATGCCGGTGTAATCGCTGGTTACCCATTACTTGATATTAAAGTCACCCTTTATGATGGCTCATTCCATGATGTCGATTCGAATGAAATGGCATTTAAAGTTGCTGCATCAATGGGCTTTAAAAAAGGTGTGCAAGAAGCATCGCCGGTATTATTAGAGCCAATGATGAAAGTTGAAGTAACAACCCCTGAAGAAAATATGGGTGATGTTGTTGGTGACTTAAACCGTCGTCGCGGTATGATTGACGGGATGGAAGAAGGTCCAGCAGGACTTAAGATTGTAAATGCATTGGTACCTCTAGCAGAAATGTTTGGTTATGCTACCGACTTGCGTAGTGCTACACAAGGCCGTGCATCTTACTCTATGGAGTTTCAGCAGTATAATGAAGCACCAAAAATGGTAGCAGAAAAGATTATGGAAACTCGCTAG